A window of Macrotis lagotis isolate mMagLag1 chromosome 1, bilby.v1.9.chrom.fasta, whole genome shotgun sequence genomic DNA:
gaaaactgaaagtaaggaaactattgaactagtaaataaaactgagttgattttatgaaaaatatcccaataaaatagataaacctttggttaatctgattgtaaaaagaaagaagaaagccaaattactatatcaaaatgaaaagggtaaaattactaccaatgaggaggaaatttaagtaataattcaggaGCATCttcatggcacagtggaaagagcacccaccctggagtcagtaggaactgagttcaaatccagactcagaaagTTAATACATtggccttgggcatgtcacaACCCCATTActttaccaaaacaaaaaaaagtaaaaaataattcagagttatttttcccatgtgtatgccaacaaatttgacaatctaaatgaaatagatttatatttataaaaacatcaATTTCACAGATAAATAGAAGAGGAAGTTAAAtacccaaataaaatcatttaaaaaaaaagaaatgaaacaagccatcaataaactccctaaggaaaaagccagatgaatttacaagtgaattctaccaacatttaaagagcaattaactCTAATTCTgggataaattatttgaaaaaaataggtgagggagttttgccaaattccttttacaacacCTCATGTTTCTGTACCTAagtcaggaagagccaaaactgaTGAAGGAAATTATAGACTAACCttcctaatgaatactgatgcaaaaattttaaatagaattttagcaaagagattacaataaATTATCACTACAATActctatgatcaggtaggatttataccagatataCAAggattgttcaatattaggaaaataatcaacataactgaccatatcaataataaaattaacagaaatcatatgattatcccaATAGGTGTTGAAAAGGTCTTTAACAAAATGCTGTATTAAAAaggctagagagcataggaataaaaggTTTTCCTCAAAAagataagaagtatctatctaaaaccattaataaGCTTCATATTTAATGGggaaattagaataggcaacgaggaaacaaaactttcactctttgcaaatgatatgatggtatatttagagaatcctagaaaatcaactaataaATACTAATAGTAGTAttgatagcaataataataataataatgataagctacttgaaataattagcaactttagcaaagtagcaggatataaaataaacccacataaatcatcagcatttctatagagAAATATCAGagcccaagtgaaagagaaattccatttaaaaaactgtagaaaatataaaatacttggtattttttcattttggtatttatATCATCTCCCAAGACTAACTTGGGAGCTatatgaacacaaatataaaatacatttaacacaaataaattcagacctaactaattggaaaaatgtcaattgctcatggttaagatgagctaatataataaaaattaaattctacctaaattaattacttatttagtgccataccaatcaaactcaaactgccaaaaattattttaaagaattagaaaaaaacaggaacaaaattcatctggtggaacaaaaggtcaaaatattgaggaaattaattttaaaatgccaaGAAAGGTGATGTAGCtgaccagttctaaaattatatagcaaaaagtcatcaaaatctagtactggctaagacaTAGAGATGAATAAGTGGAATAGATTCAACACAAAAGAAACAATTGTAAAATACTTgagtaatctactgtttaataaacccaaagactcaaactaagaactcactatttgacaaaaagtgctgggaaagctgtaaaaaacaaagcaaaaactaggcatagatcaatatTTTTACACCCAATATCAAGATAAGGTTATAATAGATACAgaacttagacataaagggtgatactataagACAATTAGAACAAGGAATaatctatctgtcagatctatggattgGGGAAAAGTTTAAGACCAAAGAAGAGGTAGTGAACATAATCAAAATGGATAACTtcgactaaattaaattaaaaaggttttgcacaaataaaaccaatgcaactaagattagaagaaatgcagaaaggtgggaaataattttcacagtttATGTTTTTGATAAagcattcatttctaaattatattcataactgataaaaatttatatgaatacatgtcattctccaattgctaAGTTGTCAAAGTAtttaaaaggcagttttcagatgaagaaattaaaattatcctttgtcatataaaaattactctaaatcatcaTTATTAGAATAATGCTAATTCAAATAACTCTGAAATATAACTTCATTACCCATCAGattaattaaaacataaaaaaagaatatggtcaatgttggagaagatgtgggaaaactgggatgctAATACATAGTTGGAGTGGTTGTTCAatgatgcaaccattctggagaacaatttaacTCTATGTCTAAGGAGCAATAAAAccgtgcataccttttgatccagcaataccacagcTAGGTCTATATGCCACTGAGATTATAAAAAAAGTTAAGGGACCCACATAAACTTGAATATTTATAGTAgtatttgtagtagcaaagaattggaacttgagggAATTCTTAGAgatgttatggaaaatgctatttgtATCCAGAGGAATAATTATGAATTCTGAATACAGAGAAAAACATGATATATTCACttctttaaaacttctcttatgcttttttactctcttgttttttttcacCTTAGTTCTAGTTCCTTCACAgtttgactaatatagaaatatgttaaacttggttttagatatatagcctatatcagattgttttctgccaTGTGGAGAGGTTGGGAAGGATGGtagagagaatatggaactcaaaaacttgcaaaaggatgaatgttgaagcttatctttgaatataattagaaaataaataaaaaaatatgaaagcgGGGATAGTGATTTaataatattaaggaaaaaaatcaacagttTGATAAAGGAGACACCAAAAATAccaagaaaataacaccttaaaaacagagTCAGTGATTtagtaaaagaaatagaaaaaaataatgaggagaagaatgccttgaaaagcagaatagaCCAAGTGgaaaaaagatgtacaaaaactTCACTTAAAAGCAACTTCTTAGAAAGTAGAAATCTCCATatgggaagaagagataaaaaagttcagtgaaggaaataattccttaaaagataaaattgagcaaatggaGGATaaagaatttatgagaaatcaagaaagaataaaacaaaaccaaaagattaagaaaaatagaattcaatgTGATATAtctcatagaaaaaaatttatgtgtaaaatagttccaggagaaataatttaaaagttattggtcATGATCacaaagtcatgataaaaaagaaCCTAGTTATTATCtgccaagaaattatcaagaaaaactgcaaTGATGTTCTAGAaccagatggtaaaatagaaatttaaggaatctaccaatcatttccttaaagatatctcaaaataaaaactcacgGGAAGGTTATAGCCCAATTCCAGAGCTcacaggtcaaggaaaaaaattgctagcagccagaaaaaaacaattcaagtacCTTGGCACCATAATCAGAATAAGACAAGTTTTGGCAACTTCTGTATTAAATAATCAGAGagcttagaaaatgaaattctgaatgacaaaagaattaggattacaaccaagaatcacctacccagcaaaattgaatataattctttgGGGGGACTGAAGGGGaaatgaactttcagtgaaatagaagactttcaggCATTCTTGATTAAAAGAACAGAGCTGAATAGATAATTTGACTTCAAAACTGAAGAGAAGcttttattaaaaggaaaaaagggaaacaataaGGAATTTAATAAGATTATTTTCTTACATGGGTGGATGACACTTAAAACTCATAAGAGCTTTCTCATCATTAGGAAAGTTAGATGGATATACTAAGGGTACAGGTGTGAGTTAAATATGAAGGGCtgatatctaaaaaataagattaatagatgagagaaatgcattggaagaaagggaaagagaagagtagaataggataaattatcttacataaaagtcaagaaaacctcTTATATTGGAGGAGAAGATAGGAAAGTGGGGGTGGAAGTAAGTGAACTTTACTCTTCAGAATTGGCTCCAAGATGGAAAAACATGCACACTCAATTTggaatagaaatttatcttaccctataggaaagtTGGAGGGGAAGAGCATAAGGGAAGATGGGACTGATAGAATGGAGGGCAGATTGGGGAAGGggatagtcagaagcaaaacacttttgagaagggacagagtgaaaagagagagtaAAATAAATTGGGGGagaatatagttagcaatagtagCTGTAAAACTTTTTTGAAGTGTTTCTCTGACAAaggtttcatttttcaaacatgttaagaactgattcaaatttataaaaattggaGTCATTCACTAATTGATTAATGATAAAAGATAAGAACAGTTTCAGATAAAGTTATAAAAGCTTTCTATAGCCATTTAAAAATGCTGTAACACtacttaaaacaattctgagatactacctcatatCTGTtaaattggctaataggacagaaaaggaaaatgacatatgttggaggggatgtgggaaaaatgagacactgatacattgttggtggccttgtgaactgattcaatcattctatagagaaatttggaactgtacTCATTATAAAACATGCATATCCTTTGTTCTAGTGATACAACTACTAGGCTCCTGCAAGAAGAATTATGAAGATGAACAGAACCTTAGAGAGGCCAAGTTTGCTAGATTTGTAAAGATACTGTTATAATTATAGCTGCCTAAAATTGGCTTCAACAAGCTTAAGAAATATTGGCATGAGTGAGATTCAAGGATACAGAGAGATAGGATAAATTAAATAACTCTGAGCCTTctgaaaaagagatttttaaaaataatgctttttgGAGCTATCTTCTCACATCTTGACCTTAAGTTCTCTTTTGTTCCCTTCTGGACCTACTCCCAACTTGACCATGTCAAAGCAACAGGAATTTATATAGCATCTGCTAAGTCATAAGCACTGTATTTAAGAAAACAACCCTGTTGATATGATTACCTAGAAAGAGAGCAATAGTTCAGTAACTTCACACATTTTGAATATCATATTTCTATTTATGGTTGTCTAAGATCAgattaaggttttttaaaaattttctttttttaaatctccactggatattaaaatattttcttcttcttcttctggtcTCCAAGAATCTTTTCATCACACATTGCTCTGTACTCTCAAAACCTAGTGCAGAATATCTAGGAGCTATGATAATAAGGCCCATTCCCAAGTTTTCTCTAGTAGTGTGGCTCATGCAATTGTTGAGATTGGTAGATGGCATCATCACACTTCGATTAGTACCTGAgatatattgtacatatacaatgcACAAACATTCTTTGTAAATTTATAGAATGATggtaaaattaaggaaaatgcATTTCCTCTTTTTGGAAGTATATTTGTGTGGGTTTGGGGATTGGGAGAATTGGGGTGGagtgaatagaatttttgaaTAAGATACACTGATAATTGAAATCTTAGTAAGAGGATCATTATTTCCAGAATGTTGTTCGGTTGGCCAAATTCCTGAATGCCTTCTTTACATCTTTGTTCCTCAAACTGTAGATGAGAGGGTTCAGCATGGGGTTTATCACAGAATAAAACACAGACACCATTTTTCCTTGCTCTTTAGATGACCTGGGTGTCATGTAGGTTATGATTGCTGATCCATAAAATAAGATAACCACAATAAGGTGGGAGCCACAGGTGGAAAAAGCTTTGAGCCTCCCTGAAGTTGTCTTCATTCTGATGATAGTCATTATGATAGAGCTGTAGGAGACCAGGACCAAGGATACAGGTGCAAGAAGAATCACCACACCCACGAGGAAAATGACCATCTGTGATTTGTGTGTGTCTCCAGATGCCAAGGATAAGAGAACTGGGGCCTCACAAAAGAAATGAGCAATTCTATTGTCTCCTTGGTAGGGGAGGCATAGTGTGAACGTAGTGTCTACTAAGGATATTAGAATTCCACTGACCCAGCACCCTAAGGACAAGTGGCCACACATTTTCCAAGTCATGATGAGAGAGTAGTGCATGGGGTCACAGATAGCCAAGTATCGATCATAAGACATCACAGCTAACAATGCACATTGTGTGGcaccaaaaaatagaaatagtaaaagTTGGGCTGCACAGTTCATGAAGGCTATAACTTTCCTTTTGGACAGCATGTGGGCAAGGGCCTGGGGAACGATATTAGTAGAGAAACAGAGGTCCGCAAGAGACAAGTTACACAGAAAAAAGTACATGGGTGTTTGGAGATGTGAGTCAGTCAGAACCAGGATGATAATGAGCAAATTTCCCAGTACAGTAACCAAGTAGACCCCTAGAAACAGCACAAAGAGTAACACTTGAGTCTGAGGATCATCAGAAAGTCCC
This region includes:
- the LOC141517299 gene encoding olfactory receptor 2D2-like, whose product is MSQTNQTWVKEFILLGLSDDPQTQVLLFVLFLGVYLVTVLGNLLIIILVLTDSHLQTPMYFFLCNLSLADLCFSTNIVPQALAHMLSKRKVIAFMNCAAQLLLFLFFGATQCALLAVMSYDRYLAICDPMHYSLIMTWKMCGHLSLGCWVSGILISLVDTTFTLCLPYQGDNRIAHFFCEAPVLLSLASGDTHKSQMVIFLVGVVILLAPVSLVLVSYSSIIMTIIRMKTTSGRLKAFSTCGSHLIVVILFYGSAIITYMTPRSSKEQGKMVSVFYSVINPMLNPLIYSLRNKDVKKAFRNLANRTTFWK